One genomic region from Cyanobium usitatum str. Tous encodes:
- a CDS encoding carotenoid oxygenase family protein: MTATASQPTGFQPAYERHDWSSAFRNVGVELSDVPLEPVRGTIPAELKGTLFRNGPGRLERGGQWVHHPFDGDGMISAFRFEGGQARLTNRFVRTEGWLAEEQAGRFVYRGVFGTQKPGGPLANAFDLRLKNIANTHAVQLGDQLLALWEAAEPHALDPRTLETRGLSRLEGLLKPGEAFSAHPRFDPGHHGEPRMVTFGVKAGPTSTIRLMEFASADQPDGVRAGDLVADSRHSFKGFAFLHDFAITPSWAVFLQNAVAFNPLPFVLGQKGAAQCLASKPGEAGQFWLVPRQPGHHAGARPLLLPAPEGFVFHHLNAFEDPATGEVVVDSIYYDDFPSIGPEVDYREIDFDSIPEGQLRRCRIDPRSGTVKSEWLEQRCCEFAMVNPAKQGLNARFAWMAVAERERGNDPLQAIEKLDLQTGERLVWSAAPRGFVTEPVMVPAEDSSAEDRGWVLVPVWNGARCATDLVILNAADMTEKAVLELPLAIPYGLHGSWSATA; this comes from the coding sequence ATGACAGCTACCGCCTCTCAGCCCACCGGTTTTCAGCCTGCCTATGAGCGCCACGATTGGTCCAGCGCCTTTCGCAACGTCGGTGTTGAACTAAGCGACGTTCCCTTGGAGCCCGTGCGCGGCACGATTCCGGCTGAGCTCAAGGGCACTTTGTTCCGCAACGGGCCAGGCCGGCTCGAGCGTGGTGGCCAGTGGGTTCATCACCCATTTGATGGTGACGGCATGATCAGTGCCTTCCGGTTTGAAGGGGGCCAAGCCCGACTCACCAACCGCTTTGTGCGCACCGAGGGCTGGCTGGCAGAGGAGCAGGCCGGTCGCTTCGTTTATCGGGGGGTCTTCGGCACCCAGAAGCCTGGCGGGCCACTCGCCAATGCTTTTGATCTGCGCCTCAAGAACATCGCCAACACCCATGCGGTGCAGTTGGGTGACCAGCTGCTGGCGCTTTGGGAAGCGGCCGAGCCCCACGCCCTTGATCCCCGCACCCTCGAGACCAGGGGGCTCTCGCGGCTGGAGGGTCTGCTCAAGCCAGGCGAAGCTTTCAGCGCCCACCCTCGCTTCGATCCTGGTCACCACGGCGAGCCCCGCATGGTCACCTTCGGCGTCAAGGCGGGCCCCACCAGCACCATTCGCCTGATGGAATTTGCCAGCGCAGACCAGCCAGATGGTGTGCGCGCCGGTGATCTGGTGGCTGACAGCCGCCACAGCTTCAAGGGATTTGCCTTCCTGCACGATTTCGCGATTACACCCAGCTGGGCTGTGTTTCTGCAGAACGCTGTGGCGTTTAACCCCCTGCCGTTTGTGCTTGGCCAGAAGGGGGCGGCCCAATGCCTGGCTTCCAAGCCCGGCGAAGCCGGCCAGTTTTGGTTGGTGCCCCGCCAGCCGGGTCACCACGCTGGCGCCCGGCCGCTGCTGCTACCTGCTCCTGAAGGCTTTGTGTTCCACCACCTCAATGCATTTGAGGATCCGGCCACCGGCGAGGTGGTGGTGGATTCGATCTACTACGACGATTTTCCTTCCATAGGCCCCGAGGTTGACTACCGCGAAATTGATTTCGACTCCATACCTGAGGGGCAGTTGCGCCGTTGCCGGATAGATCCCCGCAGCGGCACGGTTAAGAGCGAGTGGCTGGAGCAGCGCTGCTGTGAGTTCGCCATGGTTAATCCGGCAAAGCAGGGCCTAAACGCCCGCTTCGCCTGGATGGCGGTGGCGGAGCGGGAGCGGGGTAATGATCCGCTCCAGGCGATTGAGAAGCTCGACTTGCAAACCGGCGAACGCCTGGTTTGGAGTGCGGCCCCCCGCGGTTTTGTCACCGAACCGGTGATGGTGCCGGCCGAAGACAGCTCTGCCGAAGATAGGGGCTGGGTGTTGGTGCCGGTTTGGAACGGGGCTCGCTGCGCCACGGATCTGGTGATCCTCAACGCTGCCGATATGACAGAGAAAGCCGTGCTCGAGCTTCCCCTCGCCATTCCCTATGGGCTGCACGGCAGTTGGTCTGCGACTGCCTGA
- a CDS encoding ABC transporter ATP-binding protein: MSTQIYQRLAFYGRSHLWPGFSLALFFNFLYGASTGFVPLVIRYLFDDILPSSDRSRLYLAPVVILVVIVLRAVSQYLGAYLTETVGQSITADLRHQLAERILDLPQSYVDRNSSTVLVSRVLTDVSLVKSGIVDGFSSIFKDSLTLLVLVCVAFYQDWLLSLIAFILFPLAILPILNSSKKVRRHSSKGQLSLAKLASFLQESVIGLRVVKIFGMQAYELSRFDQENQSVLRAALKTTRAKLANQPLMEVIGAIGFSAVLVYGGENVIAGTRTTGNFFAFLTSLYLCYAPFKGIAKSNSVLQQGVSAASDLFNILDTKPEPPEASSPKSLNNISEGLVARNVCFAYGDDLVIDDLSLELSCSSTVALVGSSGGGKTTIIDLFCRFYDPSSGVISIDGIDIRQLSLASLRSLISVVDQNTFLFNDTVANNIAYGLASASASQIEAAARAANAHDFIIQLPEGYATLIGENGTMLSGGQRQRIAIARALIKDAPLLFLDEATSALDSASEQVVQEALDRLMADRTTLVVAHRLSTVVNADCICVIAGGRVVESGNHATLLARGGPYADLFSTQFANADAGSPG, encoded by the coding sequence GTGAGCACGCAAATTTATCAACGGCTGGCTTTTTATGGGCGCAGCCATTTGTGGCCTGGCTTTTCCCTAGCCCTGTTCTTTAATTTTTTGTATGGCGCATCTACCGGCTTTGTGCCGTTGGTAATTCGCTACCTTTTTGACGATATATTGCCCTCGAGTGATCGAAGTCGCTTGTATTTGGCGCCTGTAGTTATACTTGTTGTGATAGTGCTTAGGGCGGTGTCCCAATACTTAGGGGCCTATCTGACTGAAACTGTTGGTCAGTCAATCACGGCTGACTTGCGCCATCAACTTGCTGAGCGAATATTGGATTTGCCCCAGTCCTATGTGGATCGCAACTCCTCCACCGTGCTGGTGTCTCGAGTGCTCACGGATGTATCACTTGTCAAGAGCGGAATTGTTGATGGTTTTTCATCCATATTTAAAGATTCCCTAACTCTTCTGGTTTTGGTTTGCGTGGCTTTCTATCAAGATTGGCTGTTGTCGTTAATAGCTTTCATTCTTTTCCCTCTAGCGATTTTGCCGATTCTTAACTCATCTAAAAAAGTTAGGCGTCACTCTAGTAAAGGCCAGCTCAGCCTTGCCAAGTTGGCTTCATTCCTGCAAGAGTCGGTAATCGGTTTGCGGGTGGTCAAGATCTTCGGCATGCAGGCCTATGAGTTGTCGAGGTTTGACCAAGAGAATCAATCGGTTTTAAGGGCCGCCCTAAAGACAACTAGGGCCAAGCTTGCTAACCAGCCATTAATGGAAGTTATAGGCGCGATTGGTTTTAGTGCGGTTTTGGTATACGGCGGTGAAAATGTAATAGCAGGTACGCGTACTACTGGTAATTTCTTTGCCTTCCTGACTTCTCTCTACCTGTGCTATGCACCTTTTAAGGGGATTGCTAAATCTAATTCAGTATTGCAGCAAGGTGTTTCTGCTGCTAGTGATTTATTCAATATTCTTGATACCAAGCCTGAGCCTCCTGAGGCTTCCAGTCCCAAGTCCTTAAACAACATTTCTGAAGGTCTTGTGGCCAGGAATGTCTGTTTTGCCTATGGCGATGATCTGGTCATCGATGACCTATCTTTAGAGTTGAGTTGCAGTAGCACCGTCGCTTTGGTTGGATCAAGTGGTGGCGGCAAAACTACCATAATTGACTTATTCTGCCGTTTTTACGACCCCAGCTCCGGCGTTATATCGATTGATGGCATTGATATTCGCCAGCTTTCCCTGGCATCGCTGCGCTCCTTGATTTCAGTTGTTGATCAAAATACATTCCTTTTTAACGACACTGTTGCTAATAACATTGCCTATGGATTGGCGTCAGCTTCGGCGTCCCAAATTGAGGCTGCTGCGCGGGCTGCGAATGCACACGATTTTATTATTCAGCTGCCCGAGGGCTATGCCACCCTTATTGGCGAAAATGGCACGATGCTCTCCGGCGGCCAGCGTCAGCGGATTGCAATTGCGCGCGCATTAATTAAGGATGCGCCCTTGCTATTTCTTGACGAGGCCACCTCTGCCCTCGACTCAGCTTCTGAGCAGGTGGTGCAAGAAGCCCTAGACCGATTGATGGCTGATCGCACCACCTTGGTGGTGGCCCATCGCCTCTCCACTGTGGTTAATGCCGACTGCATTTGTGTGATTGCGGGCGGGCGAGTGGTTGAGTCGGGAAATCACGCCACCCTGCTGGCTCGCGGCGGCCCTTATGCCGACCTATTTTCGACACAATTCGCAAACGCTGACGCGGGATCGCCAGGATGA